One stretch of Armigeres subalbatus isolate Guangzhou_Male chromosome 2, GZ_Asu_2, whole genome shotgun sequence DNA includes these proteins:
- the LOC134214282 gene encoding cuticle protein CP14.6-like: MKSAAVVFVAVFALALAIPVPDKDAQTLRFDNDHKGIDGYNYEVETSNGIRQQEQAELRSFGEDNAAIVVRGSYSFTADDGQVYTVNYIADENGFQPEAPHLPKA; this comes from the coding sequence ATGAAATCCGCCGCGGTTGTTTTCGTCGCTGTTTTCGCGTTGGCTTTGGCCATTCCGGTGCCAGATAAGGATGCCCAGACCTTGCGTTTCGATAATGACCACAAGGGAATTGATGGGTACAACTACGAGGTAGAAACCAGCAACGGAATCCGCCAACAGGAACAGGCTGAACTGAGGAGCTTCGGAGAAGATAACGCGGCCATTGTGGTTCGTGGATCGTACTCGTTTACCGCTGACGATGGACAGGTTTATACCGTGAACTATATCGCCGATGAGAATGGTTTCCAACCGGAAGCGCCACATCTACCAAAGGCTTAG